In Bacteroidota bacterium, one DNA window encodes the following:
- the bioB gene encoding biotin synthase BioB, with translation MSDNASLLTVDEVLKVYNTPLLELIYKAATVHRMHNDSAEVQVSSLISIKTGGCSEDCSYCPQAARYHTDIDVHKLMTVDQVRKAAQKAKTGGASRLCMGAAWREVRDNSDFDRVLEMVKAVNSMDMEVCCTLGMLTELQAQKLSDAGLYAYNHNLDTSEENYKSIITTRTYDDRLNTIKNVRKAKITVCSGGIIGMGESVEDRVKMLVTLANMKPRPESVPINALVPVEGTPLEDQPLVPIWDMVRMISTTRIVMPKTVVRLSAGRTQMSAEGQALCFMAGANSIFAGDKLLTTPNPDFNADKELFNILGLTACEPFKNSQRIKSKSTGILQN, from the coding sequence ATGTCGGATAATGCCTCCCTGTTGACCGTTGATGAAGTGTTGAAGGTCTATAACACCCCTTTACTTGAATTGATCTATAAAGCGGCTACTGTGCATCGCATGCATAATGATTCCGCGGAAGTACAGGTAAGTTCGCTGATTTCCATTAAAACAGGAGGCTGTTCTGAAGACTGCTCTTATTGCCCCCAGGCAGCCCGTTACCATACAGATATTGATGTTCATAAATTAATGACGGTTGACCAGGTAAGAAAAGCCGCGCAAAAAGCAAAAACGGGTGGAGCATCCCGCTTATGTATGGGAGCCGCATGGCGCGAAGTTCGTGATAACAGTGATTTTGACCGTGTACTGGAAATGGTAAAAGCAGTGAACAGCATGGATATGGAGGTTTGCTGTACACTCGGTATGTTAACTGAGTTGCAAGCCCAAAAGCTTTCCGATGCGGGTTTGTATGCTTACAACCATAACCTTGATACATCAGAAGAAAATTACAAGAGTATAATCACAACACGAACCTACGACGACAGGTTGAATACAATAAAAAACGTGCGAAAAGCCAAAATTACAGTATGTTCGGGAGGTATTATTGGAATGGGTGAATCGGTTGAGGATAGAGTTAAAATGCTTGTAACGTTGGCCAATATGAAGCCCCGGCCCGAATCGGTTCCGATCAACGCTCTTGTGCCGGTTGAAGGAACTCCCCTTGAAGATCAGCCTCTTGTACCAATATGGGATATGGTGCGGATGATATCCACCACACGTATTGTTATGCCCAAAACAGTGGTTCGTTTGTCGGCCGGCCGCACTCAGATGTCGGCTGAAGGCCAGGCATTATGTTTTATGGCAGGCGCGAATTCAATTTTTGCAGGTGATAAGCTACTTACAACTCCCAACCCTGATTTTAATGCTGATAAAGAGTTATTTAATATATTAGGTTTAACCGCATGCGAACCTTTTAAGAACAGTCAGCGTATAAAATCAAAATCAACCGGAATATTACAGAATTGA
- the trmD gene encoding tRNA (guanosine(37)-N1)-methyltransferase TrmD has protein sequence MRIDIITIHPELIASPFEHSILKRGISKGLAEVNFINLRDYSTNKHKSVDDYQFGGGAGMVMMIEPIVACIEHLKSQRKYDEVIYTSPDGELFSQKIANTLSTLKNIIILCGHYKGIDERVREHYITREISIGDYVLSGGELAAAIISDAIIRLIPGVISDETSALSDSFQDGLLAPPVYTRPADFMGRKVPEILLSGNFEKIEQWRAAKALERTQKRRPDLLK, from the coding sequence ATGCGCATTGATATTATCACCATTCACCCCGAATTAATAGCAAGTCCATTCGAACATTCTATTTTAAAACGTGGAATTTCTAAAGGGTTGGCGGAAGTCAATTTTATCAATTTACGTGATTATTCAACAAATAAACACAAATCAGTTGATGATTACCAGTTTGGCGGAGGTGCGGGTATGGTAATGATGATCGAACCTATTGTTGCGTGTATTGAACATCTGAAATCCCAGCGAAAATACGATGAGGTGATTTACACATCACCGGATGGGGAATTATTCAGTCAAAAGATCGCCAATACCCTGTCCACACTCAAAAACATCATTATTTTATGCGGTCATTATAAGGGTATTGACGAAAGAGTGCGGGAACACTATATAACACGTGAAATTTCAATAGGGGATTACGTATTATCCGGGGGAGAACTTGCAGCCGCCATCATTTCGGATGCCATCATACGCTTAATCCCGGGAGTTATATCCGATGAGACCTCTGCCCTCTCCGATTCCTTTCAGGATGGCTTGCTTGCCCCACCTGTTTATACACGACCGGCGGATTTTATGGGTCGGAAAGTTCCTGAAATATTACTTTCAGGCAATTTTGAGAAAATAGAACAATGGCGGGCCGCAAAGGCCCTCGAACGCACTCAAAAACGAAGACCGGATCTCTTAAAATAG